The genomic stretch CCACAGAGATCCGCAGCCTTGCTCTGCCCGGCCATGCCTTTCACGTGGTTGCATTAGATGGGAACCCGGTACCGAATCCCGCCACGGTTCCGGTGCTCTGGCTGGGGACGGCGGAGCGAGTTTCTGCCATTGTGCAAATGAACCACCCAGGCGTTTGGATCATGGGAGATACTGCCGATGACGACCGGCGCCATGGCATGGGCATCGTCGTGGAATATGCGGGACATGCAGGCAAAGCGCAATGGATTGCGCCGCCGCGGTTTCACTGGAACTATGCCCGCTTCGCCAAGCCGGGCGCCACCGCGGCTGCGCCGGATGACACCTTCGAGATGATCTTCGCCAAGGACAACGCTGCCGCAGACGGGTTCAATCGATGGACCATCAATGGAGCCGCATATCCTATGGCCAACAAAATGGCTCCGGCCGCATTCCACTTGAAGCAGGGCAAGCGATATCGAATCCACATGCGTAATGCCAGTGATGACATTCATCCCCTTCATCTCCACCGGCACAGTTTCGAACTGACCAGCTTGGCGGGAATTCCGACGGCCGGAATTCTGAAAGACGTGGTCATGCTTGGCGGATACCAGGAGGCCACCATGGATTTCGTAGCTGATAATCCGGGGCTGACCCTATTTCACTGCCACCAGCAATTGCACATGGATTTCGGTTTCATGACCCTTTTCAGCTATATCTAAGGATCATCGGCGGAATGTCCGCTGGCCCGTACGGCTGCGGCGATTATTAATGATGAATGAATCGGTAATGCGAACGCGCTACTTTGCTGGAGTTTCAAGGAACACCTTTCTTCTGGCGTTCACTAGTCTGTTTGCGGATCCGTTGTGTTGCATTTCAGAGCGAGTGGAGAGTGAAGCCCACTACAGAATTGCTATCTTTGGATGCGATTATCCAAAAAGTTGGCGATGATTAATGAGTCAGTCAAGCGGGCATACTGAATCGTGAACGTGTGACAGTATCGGGGGAGCACTTATCGCTTGTGCCGTTATCTAATAAAAAGTTTCCGTTTATTTCCCACGTTGCCTGCGCAGAATGCTGCAAAAATGATAAATCCCCGTCAGCCTTGCTGGATGAGCAATATTGGTTATTGACGAAAGAAATTGACCCAGCTCTGCATGACGCGGTTGTTCGGGTTGCGAAAATGATTGGGCAAGCAGACGCTGCGTCATCACAGGCAGACAGGGACAGATTATTTAGAGAGATGGAATTCATTCGTTCCGAGACATTTCCCCTGAGTGTCCAAGGCAAATAAGGATGCTCTGAACTGCTTGGCTGATTTGGATGATGACGCTTGTTTTCAGGGCAGCACTCGAGTGAAATTTGAACCAAGAAATAGTTCTTGATTTGATTTTTTTCTTTGTTATCCTTCGTTCAAGCGCGGACGTGGAGCGGCAGCGATTTTTCGTGTACCTCCTATGTACCGCCAAACCGGCTTTTGTAGGTTTTTGGGATTTTTAGGTCTTTGGAAAATCAATAACTTACCTGTTTTCAGCGCCCCTTGGCCGTTCGATTCCGTCCCTGGCCATCAGAATTTGGCGGTTTAAAGAAAAAAGCAGCCACAGACTGCAGTCTTTATAAGCCGTGTTTTTATCACTTCCAGATGCCGACCCGTCCTCCCACATTGAACTTCGGCGTGCTGCGGAACGGCGATAGCATCAACACGCTTTGTTCTGATCGCCTGGAAAACAAACAGATCGCCTGTTTCACTGCACTATACTGGTTTCATACGAACCACAGGCTCACGCTGACCAATGCTGGAAACTGAACTCTTCGCGCTCCTTGAAGGCACCTCGGACGCGGCCTTTTGCGTCAGCGCAGAGGGCGAAATACAATCATGGAACAAGTCAGCGGAAAAACTCTTCGGTTATTCGCGATCACAAGCCCTGCATAAGACGTGTTACCAACTCCTGGAAGGCTTTGGCCCTTTGGGCACACGCGTATGCCATCAGCATTGCAGCGTTGCCGAGTGTGCAGGCAGGGATGCGGAGATTCCCAATTTCGATATGAGCGTGAAAACAAACTCCGGTGAGCGGCTTTGGATCAATATGTCCACTGTCATTTTCGAAAACTCACGCACCGGACGCCGCATGCTGATTCATCTGGCACATGACATCACTGCTCAGAAATCCAGTGAAGAACTGACGCAGAAGATGCTCGATCTTGCCCGGCAGCTCGGTTCGACGCAGCCTCCGCCGGGCCGGGCCGCTCCCGCAGTCGCACTTTCAGAACAGGAAAAACAGGTTTTGCGGCTCTTTGCCGAAGGCAAGAGTTCAACCCACATCTCCCGGGCCCTGCATATCAGCTCCAGTACTCTCAGGAACCACCTCCATCACATCAACCAGAAACTGCGTACCCACAACCGGCTGGAAGCCGTGATGAATGCCATACAACGCAAACTGATCTGAACTTCCCGCATGCCTGTGACATTCCTCTCATGTAACAGTACAGATGGTGGATTGTGCAGTTCCCTCCCCCGGCGCTAATGTGCAGGAAGAATGGTGTGAAGGAGGGTCTCCAATGATTTCTCACTGCGCTAATCCAGCATGTCGAGCGCCACTGCATTACCTTCGTGGGGGGCGGCTGTACCGGTTCGACGTGAAATCGCCCGGGGAGCCCTACCTTGATGTTCCGAATGCGATCTGTACGAGCAAGCCGGCGCGGGCAGCCATCTTCTTCTGGCTTTGCCAGGAATGCTGTTCCCGCTTCACTCTCAAATTTGACCTGCGCCTGGGCGTGAAACTTGTGCCCCAGAGTGCACTGAGCCGCAGGCCTCTCAACCGCCCAGTGGTGAACGCCGGAGACGCTGCGTAAGAAACAAGATGGTCATGTAAACAAAATGCTTTTCACAGGAGGAAGCGATGACAATTCCACAAATTACAGTTCATAACGGCCGTGTGCGTGAGCCCGGAGTACTTGCCGCAACGTCGTTGAAGTTCAATCTGGATGAGGAGATCCGCCAGCTTCAGGCAGAGCCCCGCTGGCAGGCCGGCCATACTGCAAAGACGATTGCAAAATACCTGGACTTTCGCGTTGTGCTGGTTGTCATGAAGGCGGGAGCGCAACTCGTGCGTCACCGCACTGCGGGCCGCATTTCGATTCAGGCCTGTCGCGGCAGCATCCGGGTGCTCTTCAGCGGCGCCTTCGAAAGTGAAACAGTGGGCATGACCGCCGGTGACCTCCTCATGCTGGATCGCGAGGTGGCCCATGACGTCGAGGCGCTGGCAGATAGCGCGTTTCTACTTACGATCGCCTGGCCATCCCTGGATCCGCTGCTCACAGGAGAGATCTTGTCGCGAGCCCCCATCCATCGCCACAGCGCCGAAGTTGCTGCGATCGAGGATGATCGCTTTCTCATGACCGGGACAGCGTAAGGTCTGCAGCGAGTGGCGTAGAACCCAACGCGTGTGGCGCCATATCTAGTCCTGCTCGTAGGGAAGTTGCAGGTCGTGTTCCAACACTTCACCGAGCACTCGCGAATAGCGCCCGAGCGTGCCGGAAGAAAACAAGTCATCGTTCGATGGAAGAATCACATCGTCCGCCGCATAGGCTCGAAAGTCCTCGCCGGATTTTGTTTCGGCCGAGGCCAGGCTGGCATGGCCCAGGCGGTAGTTGGGAAACAATTCCTGGATCTCATCAAGTACGGCCCGCGGGTTAAAGCCGCCAAGCTGAGGTTCCAGGCCCTGATCGCGCAACCAAACGGCGTGGCGATCGGCTTCTCCCGATTGAACGCCTCGCGATTGTCCCAAGTCAGCGCGCAGCCACTCTCCTCGGGTGGAAAGCTTTCTGACGTCGTATCCGAGTTTATGTGCCAGATGCGCCATGATCTCCAGGTCACCCTTGGGTCCGGCAACGTCGCCTGCCTTCTTTATGAACTGGACGTCGCCACAGGTGTTAGTGAACGTGCCCGATTTTTCGTACGCACAGGCTGCCGGAAGCACCACATCGGCCAGGGCCGCGGTCTCGCTTAGAAACAGGTCTTGAACAACCAGAAAAGTGTGCGGCGAGGGATGGAACTCCGGTATGTATCGGCGCACAGGATTTGAGCCAACGACATAGAGCGCTCGCAGCTTTCCCTGACTGACATTTTCCATCATCTGCAGAAGATTGAGTCCCTGATCTTTGGGAACCGGCGCGCCCCAGATCCGTTCAAACTGCGAGCTGTCGCCAAGAGGTTTATAGCCAGGCAGAAGATCGGGATAGAGGCCCATATCGGCTGCGCCGTGGGAATTGGCATAGTCAGCCAGACACACGAACTTGCAGCCCGAGATCGCAGACCCGAACTTCGCTAGGATTTCAATGTCATGGCCGCGCAGTTCAGAACCAAAAACGATGATGAGATCCTTTTCTTCGCGCAGTCTCCGGCCTAAGGCCGCCAACTGTTCATTCACTTGATTGCCACCCAGTTCCGTGGAACTGTCGCCGGCAAGAAATGCTGTCGCCCTGCCCTCTGTGCCGGGGGCGATCTGGACGAATTGACTCGCCTGCCTGACCAGCTTGATCTCCCGCGAGTTTATGAGATAGAGCCGTGCTCCATGCAGGCGCACGTTGTTTCGAATTTGCCAGGCCAGAAGGGGGTGCTGATATGTGGGGTCGTTGCCGATGAGAAGGATCGCGGGGGCATCGAAGACCTCCGCCATGCTCGCAGTTGCATCCGGCGCGCTCTGCCCCAGCGCGCGCAGGAATGAAGGGAAATCGGCCGTCCGGTGATGGTCAATATTGTTCGTCCGGAAGACCACGCGGGCAATCTTCTGAAGGAAGTAGTCTTCTTCGTTGGTCGTGCGGGTGGAGCCGATCACACCAATCGCTTCGCCGCCGTGTTTGTCGCGAACGTCTCTAAAACGATCCGCAACCAGCGAGAGCGTCTCGTTCCATGAAGCGGGCTGCAGCTTTCCTTCGCGGCGTATCAGCGGCTGCTTCAGCCGATCGGGATGATCGATGAAGTCGAAGGCATACCGTCCTTTAATACAAAGAAAATCACCGTTGATCCCGGTCTTGTCCCGGTTGCTTCCGCGAATGATTCTGGCCCCGGTTGGGGTTGGCCGCACGCCCAGAGTGGTGGTACAGCCGTCAGCACAATGGGTGCAGATCGTACCCACATGCTTCATCTCCCAGGGACGAGTCTTATAACGATATGCACCTGAGGTCAGCGCTCCTACAGGACAGACATCAATGCACATGCCGCATTCTTCGCACTCGAGATGCTCCTGTTTATTGGGCATGATGAGTTGCGCAGAATTGCGATTGGCAATGCCCAACGCCCACACGTCCATGCCCTCGCCGCAGACGCGCACGCAGCGATAACACATGATGCAGCGTGGCCGGTCAAAATACACCACCGGCGACCACTCCTGTTCATCGCGATGGTTCTTGAAATCAATGAGTTTGGATTCCGACGCCCCATAAGTCAGTGTTGCATCCTGCAGTTCGCACTGTCCTCCGGCATCGCAGACCGGGCAATCCAGTGGGTGGTTTTGCAATACAAACTCCAGCATTGCCTTTCTGGCCTGTTTCACCGTGTCGCTCTGCGTGGTGACAACCATGCCTTCGGCCACTGGGGTGGTACAGGCTGTTTGCAGCTTGGCCATCTTGGCGACCTCGACCAGGCACATCCGGCAGGCGCCCTGGAGGGAAAGTCCGGGGTAATAGCAGAAGGATGGGACCTCGATGCCTGCGCTCTTGCACGCTTCGATCAGCAGTGTCCCCGCCGGGGCTCTGACTTGCCTGCCATCGACGGTGAGGGTTACATCAGCCATGTCATTTACTTGTGCGCAGCTGCGCAGACAGTCAGCAGAAAAGCGCTTTCCTCAACGGCTTCCACGTCATGTGGCACTTCGGTATCAAGCACCAGGAGCTTCCCCGGGGTCAGTTCAACCGTGTGTTCCGGCACGTGCAGCCGCATCCTTCCCATCACGCCTTGGATGGAGATGCGTCCTCCGGTCTTATGTTCCTTCACGTGCGCACCGGCTTGCAGCAAAGTCAAAACGATGCGGAGGTCCGGATATTTCGCCAGCGTTTTCGAACTCCGGCCCGTGCCGCGCTTCCACGAGTCCTCCTGCCGCAACTGAGCAATTTCCGCCGCAAAATCAAATTCCAGAATAGATGCCGCGAGTTGAGGCAGCCGTGTTAATTCACTTGCACCGCCTGAGACGGTTTCAGTTTTCAAGCTTTCAGCCATTTTTTCTCCTCCTTAATTCTTGTTGACGCGCTACCCGTTACTTACGGAAGAAATCGGTCAGCGCTTGCTTGATTACCTGTCCATAGACCTTGGAGATCGAAGTGGTCAGCGGAATGCCCTTGGGGCAGATCTTCACGCAGTTCTGGGCGAAACTGCATTCGTGAATGCCGCCATCACCCATCATGGCGTGAAGCCGTTCGCTTTTAATTGCCTTGCCCGTAGGATGATCGTTGAAGAGCCGAACCTGGTTGATCACCGCTGCTCCTGCGAAACCGGTTGCCGGAGTCACCTGGGGGCAGACTTCCAGGCACAGGCAGCAGGAAATACACCGCGAAAGCGGATACATCTCCTCCTGCTTGCTGGGTGAAATCCGCGGACCGGAGCCAAGATTGTATGTACCATCGATCGGCACCCATGCCTTCACCTTTTTCAGATTCTCAAACAACACGCTTCGGTCGACTGCAAGGTCACGAACCACAGGAAAGCGGGACAAGGGCTCCAGACGGACGGGCTGTTCCAGCTTGCTAACTAATGATGAGCAGGCCATTGCAGCTTTACCATTGATCAGCATGGCGCAGGATCCGCAGACTTCCTCCAGGCAGTTGGACTCATAGGTGACAGGTGTCGTCGGCTTTCCGAATCGGTCCACTGGGTTGGCCGCGATGTCCATCAGGCCGATGATCACATTCATTCCTTTCCGCAACGGGAGATCAAACTCTTCGAGATAAGGGGTCGAGTGCGGACTTGCCTGGCGCTTGATGATGAATCGTACTGTTGAACGAGACATGAAAACTCTCGAGTCGTAGCGTTTTACCGGAGAACCATGCCTCCGGCCAAACTATGCGGCTTTCTCTTTACTTGCTCGCGACTCCAGAAATTCTTTCAATGCAACCGCATTGTTGTGTTCTGGGTCGTGCGAGCTGTAGACAAGTGTTATTTTGTTGTTGCGGGCCTCTTCCACTAGAGGTTTCCAAACCTTAGGCTTGGCCGCTAACTCGGCGCGATAGCGACGCCGGAATTCGCTCCATTTGGCAGGGTCGTGGCCAAACCACTTTCTCAATTCTGTGCTTGGTGCAACGTCTTTCAGCCAACCGCTTAGCGGCAGCTCACTTTTCCTGACTCCGCGTGGCCATAAACGCTCTACCAGAAACCGTTTGCCATCCTTTGCCGCGGATCGATCGTATGCGCGTTTCAGCTGGATCATTGTTCTCTTTTCCCCGTTCCAGACAAAGAAATCAGTCGGGCCATTCTCGAGCGCCACATTCAGGACATTGGTAGTTAATGAACTCGAGCCAGCCGAGCACTTCCTCAGCTGACGGAATGCTCTTGTGTGCATCGATTTTGAGGATCGCAAATATCTCGCCAAAACGATCTGTGACAAAAACCATCGGCACAGGTTGGCCGGCGGTATCGATGGCGCCCAAAGTACGGTGGACACGGCCGTTCAAGTCCACTAGGAGGTCATGATTCAAGCGCAGCTCTTGTTTCATTTCGCAGGCGTGCTGCATGCTTCCCGCTGCCATCACCAGAACGCGCGCGTTGTTTTCCGCCAGTTCTTGTTGCTTGCTGTCAAGCTGCGAAAATAAATCATTCAGGAGATTAGAGTCGGCGGCAAGGATCAGCACCAGATTGGAGCGCCCACGATATGCAGACGCAAGCACCGGCTCACCTCGAGATGAAGGCAGCTCGAAGTCCGGAAGGACATTGCCTATTTCAGGATGCCCCTCGGAAGGAGGAATCAGTCTTCCGGCGATTTCCGCTTGCAACATGTGCTCTCTTCACATTACTTATCGTTTACGATGCTAATATCGTCTTACGATATATGTTACACCTTTTTTGAATCGCATATGGTGGGTGACTGATGGCATTGACACAGATACCTGAAAACCGGCAAGAAGCTCTGAAAATCCATGAAGATCCGGGATTAAGACGATGATTTCCTTCGATCCCGCACATCGGGCAGTGCACTACCCTAACGACCGCCGTTTTCGCGTCTGGATTCGTCCTTCCATCCTGATCGGAATCGCCGTAGCCGCTGTTTCTGCGGTTCTCGCAGCCTGGATTGAGGTTGCTCTGGCGGGCCTGCCTCATATTCCACCTGTGCCTCAGGTATATCCCAGCAACTTCGCAGGACCGCACGGCTTTCCACTCTGGGTCCGTTATTGCCATTTTTTCAATTTCCTCTTCGTTATGCTCCTGATCCGTAGCGGTCTTTCCATTCTGATGGATCACCCGCGCTTATACTTCAATGATCACTGCACGCCAGGCAGCGAATGGATCCGGTTTACGCCCCTTAGTGTCCCTCGTGACCGCATTTGGACGGCAAAGGACGATGCCCGTTATATTTCACCACTCGCCGGCACACCGGGGTACCGTCATACGATCGGCATCGCTCGGGTCTGGCACTTCATCAACGTTCACGGATTTCTGATTACCGGTATCGTGTTCGTGTTCATGCTCTTTGTCACTGAGCAGTGGCGGCGCATTGTTCCCACCTCACCGCTGGTCGTTGCGCAGGCGTGGAATACCTTCGTGCATTACGCAACCTTGCATCTGCCTCCTGAGCCAAACGGCTTTTATGGATACAACGCACTGCAGCAGATTGCTTATTTCACGTTCGTCTTTATCTCCGGTCCTCTGGCCCTCCTCACTGGTGTAGCGATGTCGCCGGCCGTGGTGAACCGTTTCCCCTGGTACGCTCGGATCTTTGGTGGCCGCCAATCAGCCAGATCCATCCACTTCCTCAACATGGTTGGCTTTGTTGCTTTCATTGTGGTGCACGTGACCTTGGTGGTAATGACCGGGTTTGTGCGGAATATGAACCACATCGTGAGGGGAACAGATGATCAGGGCAACTCAGGTGTTGTGCTGGGATTCGTGGGTATCAGCGTCGTCGTGCTTTCCTGGATCGTTGCCCACTACATTTCCTGGAACCAACCGCGGAAGCTGCAGCACGCCCTCAAGTCAGTGACGTATCCCATGCAACTCCTCACCCTGAATCGGTTGGTCCCCCGCCAGAACTATTCCGAACGGGATATCTCGCCATATTTCTGGCCCAACGGCAAAATCCCGGTGCGAGAGGACTGGAAGCGCCTGGTGGAGGGCGGCTTCCAGGATTTCAGATTAAGAGTGGGAGGCCTGGTCGAAAATCCGGTAGAGCTGTCGCTCGCCGACATCGAAAAGCTTGGACAACTCGAGCACATTACGATGCACCATTGTATTCAGGGCTGGAGCGGCATTGCGAAATGGGGCGGTATTCCGATGAAGGCACTCATTGCGCTTGTGCGCCCCAAAGCCGAAGCCAAGGTTGTGGCCTTCTTCTCCTTTGGCG from Terriglobia bacterium encodes the following:
- a CDS encoding LuxR C-terminal-related transcriptional regulator translates to MLETELFALLEGTSDAAFCVSAEGEIQSWNKSAEKLFGYSRSQALHKTCYQLLEGFGPLGTRVCHQHCSVAECAGRDAEIPNFDMSVKTNSGERLWINMSTVIFENSRTGRRMLIHLAHDITAQKSSEELTQKMLDLARQLGSTQPPPGRAAPAVALSEQEKQVLRLFAEGKSSTHISRALHISSSTLRNHLHHINQKLRTHNRLEAVMNAIQRKLI
- a CDS encoding molybdopterin-dependent oxidoreductase, giving the protein MADVTLTVDGRQVRAPAGTLLIEACKSAGIEVPSFCYYPGLSLQGACRMCLVEVAKMAKLQTACTTPVAEGMVVTTQSDTVKQARKAMLEFVLQNHPLDCPVCDAGGQCELQDATLTYGASESKLIDFKNHRDEQEWSPVVYFDRPRCIMCYRCVRVCGEGMDVWALGIANRNSAQLIMPNKQEHLECEECGMCIDVCPVGALTSGAYRYKTRPWEMKHVGTICTHCADGCTTTLGVRPTPTGARIIRGSNRDKTGINGDFLCIKGRYAFDFIDHPDRLKQPLIRREGKLQPASWNETLSLVADRFRDVRDKHGGEAIGVIGSTRTTNEEDYFLQKIARVVFRTNNIDHHRTADFPSFLRALGQSAPDATASMAEVFDAPAILLIGNDPTYQHPLLAWQIRNNVRLHGARLYLINSREIKLVRQASQFVQIAPGTEGRATAFLAGDSSTELGGNQVNEQLAALGRRLREEKDLIIVFGSELRGHDIEILAKFGSAISGCKFVCLADYANSHGAADMGLYPDLLPGYKPLGDSSQFERIWGAPVPKDQGLNLLQMMENVSQGKLRALYVVGSNPVRRYIPEFHPSPHTFLVVQDLFLSETAALADVVLPAACAYEKSGTFTNTCGDVQFIKKAGDVAGPKGDLEIMAHLAHKLGYDVRKLSTRGEWLRADLGQSRGVQSGEADRHAVWLRDQGLEPQLGGFNPRAVLDEIQELFPNYRLGHASLASAETKSGEDFRAYAADDVILPSNDDLFSSGTLGRYSRVLGEVLEHDLQLPYEQD
- the sdhB gene encoding succinate dehydrogenase iron-sulfur subunit; translation: MSRSTVRFIIKRQASPHSTPYLEEFDLPLRKGMNVIIGLMDIAANPVDRFGKPTTPVTYESNCLEEVCGSCAMLINGKAAMACSSLVSKLEQPVRLEPLSRFPVVRDLAVDRSVLFENLKKVKAWVPIDGTYNLGSGPRISPSKQEEMYPLSRCISCCLCLEVCPQVTPATGFAGAAVINQVRLFNDHPTGKAIKSERLHAMMGDGGIHECSFAQNCVKICPKGIPLTTSISKVYGQVIKQALTDFFRK
- a CDS encoding DUF488 family protein, coding for MIQLKRAYDRSAAKDGKRFLVERLWPRGVRKSELPLSGWLKDVAPSTELRKWFGHDPAKWSEFRRRYRAELAAKPKVWKPLVEEARNNKITLVYSSHDPEHNNAVALKEFLESRASKEKAA
- a CDS encoding redoxin domain-containing protein, with protein sequence MLQAEIAGRLIPPSEGHPEIGNVLPDFELPSSRGEPVLASAYRGRSNLVLILAADSNLLNDLFSQLDSKQQELAENNARVLVMAAGSMQHACEMKQELRLNHDLLVDLNGRVHRTLGAIDTAGQPVPMVFVTDRFGEIFAILKIDAHKSIPSAEEVLGWLEFINYQCPECGAREWPD
- a CDS encoding molybdopterin-dependent oxidoreductase gives rise to the protein MISFDPAHRAVHYPNDRRFRVWIRPSILIGIAVAAVSAVLAAWIEVALAGLPHIPPVPQVYPSNFAGPHGFPLWVRYCHFFNFLFVMLLIRSGLSILMDHPRLYFNDHCTPGSEWIRFTPLSVPRDRIWTAKDDARYISPLAGTPGYRHTIGIARVWHFINVHGFLITGIVFVFMLFVTEQWRRIVPTSPLVVAQAWNTFVHYATLHLPPEPNGFYGYNALQQIAYFTFVFISGPLALLTGVAMSPAVVNRFPWYARIFGGRQSARSIHFLNMVGFVAFIVVHVTLVVMTGFVRNMNHIVRGTDDQGNSGVVLGFVGISVVVLSWIVAHYISWNQPRKLQHALKSVTYPMQLLTLNRLVPRQNYSERDISPYFWPNGKIPVREDWKRLVEGGFQDFRLRVGGLVENPVELSLADIEKLGQLEHITMHHCIQGWSGIAKWGGIPMKALIALVRPKAEAKVVAFFSFGEALYGGAYYDTQSMENLLKAECLLASRMNGQQLPAVYGAPLRLRVENQLGYKMVKWIERIEFIQSEKHLGQGEGGKNEDDEYFDLLPNI